The DNA region TCTTACATCATTAGCGATTTTCATCAAATTCGCCGCTAGACCCTTCATCGCTCCGTGTGTGAAATTAATCGCATCGTGGCTTGTGAGAGCGTGGAATTTATTAGGACTTGAGACGAATTTCGTGCCTACAAGTTTTGTTAGCTCTTCGCTCACTTTTTCACTAAGCTCAGGATGTGCATTAAGCCCTGTGCCAACAGCCGTCCCACCGATAGCAAGTTCTCTTAAAGTAGGCAAAGAAGCGATGATTTGCTCTTTTGAGTGTAAAAGCATAGACAAATAGCCGCTAAATTCCTGTGCTAAAGTGAGTGGAGTAGCGTCTTGAAGGTGCGTTCTGCCTATTTTGATAATGCCATCAAATTCCTTCACTTTCTTTTCGAAAGTCGCAATCAAACCATCAAGAGCTGGGATAAGCTTTTTCTCCACTTGCTCCACAGCCACTATACTCATAGCCGTTGGGAAAGTATCGTTTGAGCTTTGACTCATATTAACATGATCATTAGGATGCACTAATTTTTCTTTACGAAAATCCCCACCCATAAGCTCTGTCGCTCTATTTGCAATGACTTCGTTCATATTCATATTGCTTTGTGTGCCAGAGCCTGTTTGCCAGATAGCTAGAGGGAAATTATCGTCAAATTTACCAGCTATGATTTCATCACAAGCTTTAATAATGGCATTTTTTTTAGCTTCATCAAGTTTGCCTAGCTTATGATTAACGATAGCAAGAGATTTTTTGAGATTTGCAAAAGCATAAATTAAAACCTTAGGCATTTTTTCGCAGCCTATTTTAAAATTCTCAAAACTTCTTTGCGTTTGTGCGCCCCAGTGCTTATCATTTGGCACTTTAATCTCACCCATAGTATCGTGTTCGATTCTATATTCCATTTTCACTCCTTGTAAGAAATTCTTAAATTCTAGCATAATAAAGTTGGCGTAAAATAAAAATCTTAATATTTATATAGAAAGCTCAAAAATGTCATTTTGTTTTAGTGTGAAAATTAAAAATTTAAATCAATAATAAAATAAGAATATGTACTAAAAAAGATAAAAGGACACAAGCCTTAGCTTATATCCTTTAAAAAGTCTTAAAAAGTCTTATGCAGTCTTAAACTAGCAGTATGTGATGTTGCACTTTCTCCAAAGAGGAATTTATAGCCTAAGCTTACATCTACTCCATAAGGATTTATCCACATAAAAGCTCCCCCTAATTGTGAATAGTATTTTGATGTTTCAAAATGATTGGTAAAGTTTTGATTATTGATTTTAGTTTGGGTATCTATTTCATTATTAAGATTGACCCTTACACCTCCATCAAGCTGAATAGCAACATTATCTTTTCTTTTAAACCAATTCAAACTTGCTGTTGCATAAGTGATACCATAAGTCATATCATCTAAGCTTTCTTTATAGGCTAATTTATTCCCTTTCATATCAAAGCCTTTTAACTTAGCTCCTGTATGACCTATGCCTATTTGAGGAGTAAGATATTGGCTATGATCTTGTAAGTTATAATAAATAATAGAAGCTAAAAATACTCTAGCATCATAAGCATAGTTTTTTGCATCTCCTTGAGATTTAAAACCACTTACTGGTTCCCTTTCAAGATCTGCTTTAGTATAAGAGCCTCTTATATCCACTCCACCAAAAAGTTGTCCTATATGACTTTGAGCTAGTTCTATGCTATATTTTGAACCAAGTAAGAAAGTATCACTATCAAAATTAAAGACATCATCAGCTAAATGAGTCTTATTTTTCTCTACTGCTCCATAAAGCATTAATAAGCTATTATCAAAATATGTATGTCCTCCTGCTAAGATACCAGAGCTTGTTCCATCTGCTTTTTCTGGTATATCTGCTAAATCTGTTTTAATCTTAGAATAATAAGGACGCACAAAGATATCAAAATTTGTATCAGGTTGGGTTCTTTTATATCTTAAAGAAGCACGACTTGCTTCATTTAAGAAAGAATCAAATAATAAAGAACGACGCCCTAATTGATTGATAAAGGCTTGAGAGAATAAACCTGCCGCACCAAGATTAGCATTAAAACGGGTGTCTATGGTTTGAGTTTGTGCATTAAATTTTCCATAAAAGCCACTTTGTTTAAGATCTTGTGAAAAGTCTGCACTTTTAACATAAACATTTCCAACTCCAGTATTAGCAGCACCTGATACTGAATTAGCTAAAGAAACACTTTTACCAATTTGTGTATCCTCACTCACTAAGGCTATGGTAAGTTTATCTATGGCTACTCTTGCTTGAGTGGCATTAGCATTATTTGTGCTATCTACAAGCTTAACAGTTGCATAGGTTTCTTGTGCTGTGGTGGCTGTTCTTACTTCACCAAAATTTAGAGTAGGAGTAGCACCACTTGCTATTCTAAAGGTAGAAATTCCATTATTATAGCCTATATTCATATTATCATTAATATTAATATTACCATTTCCACCTATTTCTATATTAGCAATTCTACCTTGCTGCATATTATTTAGTTCAAAATCACCTGAAGTAATTTTAAGATTTTCAATAGTGCCTTGGTAATTGTTTAGGGAGCCACCATTATTATTAGTAAGAGTAGAGATGGTGCCTTTCATATTGTTTATGTTACCATTAGTGCTTTGTAGGGTTTGAATATTAGCACTATTATTAACATTGCCATTATTATTAGTAAGATTAGTAATGTTTCCATTTCCACTATTAGTGATATGACCTCCATCATTTGTAAGGGTGGTAATAATGCCTGTGTTAGTAATACTATCTGTGCTAGCCTTTGTTTGGATAGCTTTTGTAGTAGGGGCTGCTTTGTAGGTTAGGGAAGTGATAGTTCCTGCGTTGGTGATGTTACCGCCTTGATTGCTAGTGAGGGTGTTGATGGTGCCTTGACCCATAGTTACACTGCCGCCTTTATTATTGGTAAGGGTAGCGATGGAGCCTGAAGTGTTGTTGATAGTGCCTCCTGTGTTGGTTAGGGTAGTGATGGTTTGACCTTTGTTATTTATAGTCATCGTTCCTTTGTTGTCTATGGTTTCAATTTTATCACTAGCATTTCGTATTGTAATATTAATAGTATTTTTTTCACCCACAGTAAGCGTTTTCATGCTCGCATTATCTAAACTCAAATTTGTCGTTGCATCACCGCTTGTTTTTTTGGAAGTTATGGTCATATCTCCCATATTCATACCGCCATATACACTTACACCAAGAGTTCCAGAAACATTACTTCCAAAAATAAACTCGACTGTTTTATATGGATTGTTTGGTTGTCGGTTAAGATTTAAATCTCCATTGGCTGGATTAAACCGGGCTTCTTGCTTTATATTATTATTTCTTTCCCATTTTGCTGTAACTTTATCATTGGCTTGAGAAGCACAAGTTAAAGCAAGAATGCAGACTAAAGACAAAAGGGGCTTTTTAGAACTCATATGAGTTACCCCCCCCCCCCCCCCCGTGTGTGAGAGTTTGGTTGAAATTTTTGCATATTAAACCTTTCATAAATGAGATAAAAATTACCCTCAATTATAAAATAAAATTAACAAAAAGTAAAGAGAAATTTGAAAAATCGTTTTTTTTTTTTTTTGTAAAAGCCTAGAAAATAGGAGTTTGAAAGTAATGGAAAGTGGTGTCCACGGCGAGATTCGAACTCACGACCTCAAAATTAGGAATTTTGCGCTCTATCCAGCTGAGCTACGAGGACAAATAGAGAAAAGCCCCTCATTGTAATGCTTACAAAAAAGGGGGAGGGTTAAGATGAAGAGGGGTGTTAGCCATTTCTTTTCTTAACAATCTCTTCGGAAACATTTTTAGGCACTTCATCATAATGGTCAAATTCCATAGAATAAGTCGCCCTACCTTGAGTTTGAGAACGCAAATCGGTAGAATAGCCAAACATCTCAGCCAAAGGACAAAAGGCTGTGATGACCTTATTTCCGCCACGCTCGTCCATAGAATTGACCTGACCGCGTCTTTTGTTTAAATCGCCAATTACATCGCCCATATAATCTTCAGGAGTTTCAACCTCCACTTTCATCATAGGCTCTAAAATCACCGCTCCAGCTTTTCTAGCACCCTCTTTAAAGCCCATAGAAGCAGCAAGTTTAAATGCCATTTCGGAAGAATCCACCTCGTGATAAGATCCATCATAAACGGTTACTTTCACATCTTCCACAGGATAGCCCGCTAAAACGCCATTTTGTAGGGCTTCTTGCACACCCTTATCAACGGCTGGGATATATTCTTTAGGGATAACACCGCCTTTAATGTCATTTACAAATTCATAGCCACTTCCCGGCTCCAAAGGCTCAAGGCGTAAAAATACATGTCCGTATTGACCGCGACCGCCCGATTGCTTGGCGTATTTGTATTCTTGCTCTACGGCTTTTCTTATCGTTTCGCGGTAAGCCACTTGTGGCTGTCCTACTTCGGCTTCGACTTTAAATTCTCTAAGCATTCTATCTACGATAATTTCAAGGTGCAATTCACCCATACCAGAAATGATCGTTTGCCCACTTTCTTCATCTGTTGAAACCCTAAAGCTTGGGTCTTCTTGAGCTAGTTTATTAAGCGCTATGGACATTTTTTCTTGATCTGCCTTAGTCTTAGGCTCGACTGCTACGGAGATAACCGGGTCTGGGAAGTCCATTCTCTCTAAAATAACCTTATCTTTCTCACTTGCTAAGGTATCTCCTGTGAGCGTATCTTTAAGCCCCACAACAGCACCGATTTCCCCTGCGTAAAGCACCTTTATCTCTTCTCTTTTATTAGAGTGCATTTTTAAAAGTCTGCCTATACGCTCTTTTTTATCCTTAGTCGAATTATAAGCGTAAGAGCCACTTTCAAGGCTTCCACGATATACACGCACGAAAGTTAGCTGTCCCACAAAAGGATCGGTCATTATTTTAAAAGCGAGTCCTGCAAATTCGCCATCATCAGTAGAAGTTACTGAAACTTCGCTTCCGTCTTCATACTCGCCTTTAATGTTAGCCACCTCATCAGGTGCTGGTAAATAGGCTATGACTGCGTCAAGTAGGGGTTGAACGCCTTTATTTTTAAAGGCTGTTCCACAAAGCATAGGCACCATAGAAAGGCTCAAACAGCCGGCTTTTATCCCTGCTTTAATCTCCTCAAGGCTTAAATCCTCGCCCCCTAAATACTTCTCCATAAGCTCATCGCTCGTCTCGCTTACTGCTTCTATCATTTTAACGCGGTATTCTTCAGCCTTTTCCTTAAGCTCGGCTGGAATTTCTTTCTCTACATAGTCAGTTGGCTTACTTTCATCTTCCCAAACTAAAGCTTTCATCGTAACAAGGTCAATCACACCTTTGAAATTATCCTCCGCACCGATAGGAATTTGAAGAGGGACGGGATTTGCCTTAAGGCGGTTACGAATTTGCTCCTCGACATTGTAAAAATTAGCACCTATTCTATCCATTTTATTGACAAAAACGATTCTTGGAACGCCATATTTATTTGCTTGTCTCCATACGGTTTCGCTTTGCGGTTGAACGCCACCTACTGAGCAAAATACTGCCACAGCGCCGTCTAAAACACGCATAGAACGCTCCACTTCAATGGTGAAATCCACATGTCCTGGAGTGTCTATAAGATTGATTTGATAATCTTTCCAAAAACAAGTTGTCGCTGCGGAAGTTATCGTAATGCCTCTTTCTTTCTCTTGCTCCATCCAGTCCATAGTCGCGGCACCATCATGCACTTCGCCTATTTTATGACTCATACCTGTGAAAAAGAGTATTCTCTCACTTGTTGTTGTTTTTCCCGCGTCAATGTGAGCGGCTATGCCTATATTTCTAACCTTTTTTAAAGGGGTCGTTCTTGACATCTTAGCCTCCTACCAGCGATAATGTGCAAAAGCTTTATTTGCTTCAGCCATTTTATAAGTGTCCTCTTTCTTTTTGAAAGATGCACCCTTAGAATTTGCCGCGTCCATTAATTCGCCAGCTAGCTTTTCTATCATCGTTCTTTCGCTTCTTTTTCTAGCAAAAGAAATAATCCAGCGAATCGCCAAGGCTTGTTGCCTAGCAGGACGCACCTCAACAGGCACTTGGTAAGTCGCACCACCCACACGGCGTGATTTAACTTCAAGTAAAGGTTTAATGTTTTCAATAGCATCGTTAAAAATATCAATGCCCTTTTTCTCGCCACCTTTTTTATCAATAGCCTCTAAAGCACCATAAAGTATAGCTGTAGCGGTGCTTTTTTTACCATCATACATTAAAGAATTAATAAATTTTGTGATGATTTTATTACCATAAATTGGGTCGGGTAAGATTTCCCTTACGGGAGCTTTTCTTCTTCTCATTTTTTTCCTTCAAATTTAAAATTTTACTCAAACAAAATCAAATCAAACGGATTTGCCTGTTTTAACAATTATTTCGCGGCAGCTTTTGGACGCTTCGCACCATATTTAGAACGAGAAACCGTTCTCTTAGCCACGCCAGCAGTATCTAAAGCACCACGCACGATGTGATACTTCACACCCGGTAAGTCTTTCACCCTACCGCCACGCACTAAAACGATGCTATGCTCTTGGAGGTTATGACCCTCACCGCCGATATAGCTTATCACTTCAAAGCCACTAGTAAGTCTTACTTTGGCAACTTTTCTTAAAGCGGAGTTTGGTTTTTTAGGGGTTGTAGTATAAACCCTAGTGCAAACGCCTCTTCTTTGCGGACAATTTTTAAGCGCTGGAGACTTAGACTTTTCTAAGACCTTTTTACGCTCTTTACGAACCAACTGATTTATGGTAGGCACAATCATTCCTTTCTTAAAATGTAATAAAACTTGCGATTCTAGCTAAAATTTTCTTACAAAAATATAAACTATGATGAATTTGCAATAAGTTTTGGTATATTTGGATAAAATCCTATCTAAATTTAGATAGGATTAAAGATTATTGCTTGTTGGTATTATACTGCACATAAACCATATGAGTGGCTAAGTATTCCTCAAGTCCGTGCTTACCGTCAGCTCCACCTATGCCACTTTTACGCCAACCAGCGTGAAATCCTTGCATAGCTTCAAAATTTTCGCGGTTAATATAGGTTTCACCAAATTTAATTTCCCGACTAGCTCTCATCGCCACATCTAAATTTTGCGTATAAATAGAGCTTGTGAGACCATATTCGCAATCATTTGCCATATCAATAGCCTCATCAAGCGTGTCAAATTTAGCAATAGGCAAAATCGGTGCAAAAATTTCTTTTTGCATAATCTCATCTTCGTGTTTGACATTTGTAAGAACACTTGCAGGAAAATAATAACCACTCTCATCTGTAATTTTTCCACCACACTCTACCACAGCTCCTTTAGCTTTAGCTCTTTCAAGTATAGCTAGAGCATTATCGACTCCTGCTTGATTGACAAGCGGACCCATATCAAAATTTCCTTTTAGCGTATTTCCAACACTTACCTTACTCATAGCCTTGACAAATTTATCAACAAATTCATCATAAACGCTGCTATGCACATAAGCCCTTTCAGCGCAATTACAAACTTGACCATTATTACAAATTCGACTCGCCTTAATTGCTTCCACAGCTAAATTAATATCCGCATCCTTACACACTATGGCAGGGGCTTTTCCTCCAAGCTCTAAAGAAACTTTGATGATATTTTTTGCGGCAGCTTCCATAACCCTCACTCCCGCCTCAACACTTCCCGTAAGGCTTACCATTCCTATATTTTCATTACTTGATAGTTCTTGTCCTACTACACTACCCTTACCTGCGACCAAATTAAACACGCCTTTTGGCAAGGAGCTTTGTGAGACAAGTTTTGCAAATTCAAAGGCGTTGTTTGGAGTTTCACTACTTGGCTTGATGACTATGGTATTACCCGTTAGTAGAGCTGGAGCTAATTTCCTAACTATCAAAAAGAAAGGAAAATTCCAAGGCAAAATTCCACCTATTACGCCTATGGCACTTTTATACAAATAAATATGCTCATTAGCCCTATCACTTTGTATAATTTCACCCTCATATCTCCTAGCCCATTCAGCTGTATAATCCATATAATCAGCACTAAAATGAATCTCCACACTAGCCAAAGCCCTAGTTTTCCCCTGCTCTTGCATTAAAACATTTGTCAAAAAATCAGCATTTTTGCGTATCAAATTTGCAATTTCTCTTAGATGATTTGCCCTCTCAATGGCAGGCTTTGCCTCCCAAGCTTTTTGTGCTTTTTTAGCCGCGTCAATAGCCCTTTGTGTATCTTCTAAAGAAGCACTAGCTACCCTTGAGATAAGCTCCTTTGTAGCAGGATTTAACACCTCGATAAATTCACCCTTATGTGGCACAAATTCCCCATCAATAAAATTATAATAAGTTGTCATTTTCTCTCCTTTAATCTAAATGAAACACTTCTTCCATATTAAGCCATTTTTGACCAGCATAACCTAAAGAGATTTGGCAAGGATCGGTTATTTTCCACCATTTTTGTGTGTTTTCATCTCTTGCCATTTTAGCCATATCTGCTTCAAAATCAGCACCTACATACTCAAAATACGCAAATAAATATTCTCCAAATAAATAAATGGAGTAGTTTTGGATATTACACGCCTTAATCATCTCACAAACGCCCTCATAAGGTTTTGCGTGAAGGGCTTTATATTCTGCTATTTTTTCCTTTTTGATTTTTATGATTTGACCGTATCTTTGCACCTATCCTCCTTGTAAAGTGATAAAGCATTTTTGTAAAAAATCTTATCTAAATTTTCAAAAATCCCGCTTTGTATGATAAAACTAGCCCATAAACTAGGGCTTAGTTTAGATACTGGATAATTACTCCCGAAAAGCAATCTTTCCTCACTGAAATTTTCTTTTACACAAGCAAAAAGATCGAAAATAAATTTCCTTGAAGTTTGTTCGCAAAAATCATCAGGAGCTGAAAGCTTAATGTATAAATTTGGGAAATTTTTTAAAAGACTTAAGGTTTTTTTATGCTCGTTAAGATGATTGATTTTAGGGTTTCCTAGATGATTTAGAATGACTTTTAAGCTTTTATTTTCTCTCAAAAAGGCTTCTAAATGATCGAGCTCGTCATTTTTCATACAGGCTTCAAAAGGAATTTGAAAGTTTTTTAAAATTTCTATTTTCTTTTTAAAATCTGCTTCAAATAGCCTTTTAGCACCCTTTTGACTGGTATGTAAAACCTCTCTAAATGAGCTAAGATTTTCTTTGTATCTTAAATCCGCCAAGCAAAGTAAAAGGCTATGAGTTTGCTTTAAAGAAAGAGCGTAAAGGCTTTCCTTATCTACATTATCGCCATTACACTCCACATATAAAGCACCTAAAAACTCGTAATTTTCATATTCTTTTTTCATCCTTGAAAAATCATAATTTTGATTGAGCCTTTCATCATCTTTTAGCCAAGAAATGGGAACTTCGTTTAAGTCCCAAAGATGCAAATGTGCATCGAAAATCTTTTGCATCTTAGGTCCTTATTTTAGAGCCAAAAAAGCCATACCAAGCCACATATAAAAATAAAGGTGCTAAAGATAAATACCCCATACTTGTGCCAAAACTATCATTAATCGCTCCCACAATAATAGGCATAATCGCCCCACCAACTATACTCATCACTAAAAGTGAGCCGGCTAATTTGACTTGATTGAAGGGAAGATTTTTGGTTGCCACAGCAAAAATAGTAGGAAAAGAAATACTCATAAAGAAAAATAAAGCTATGAGCAAAATAACACTTGAAATTCCACTTGAAAAATAAAGCCCCACGCAAATGAAAACATTGATTAAAGAATAAAGCCCTAAAATATACTCTCCTTTAATCTTTTTCATCAAAGGCGTAGAAACTATCCTACCAACCATAAAAGCAACCAAAGCAAGAGAAAAATAATAAGCCGCCTTTTCATCACTTAAGCCCTCATAATGCTCGGTAGCATAATTGATAAAAAATGCTCCTGCGGCGACTTGATTAGCAATGTATAAAAATTGTGCTAAGAGTCCTTTATTAAAATGACTATGCTTAAACACACCCAAAGGCTTAGAATCATCTTTTAAAGCATATTCATCACTCACCGCAGCACCTTCTGGAATTTTATTAAAAGCAAAAAGCGCAAGGATTAAAAGCACAATGATCGCAATACCAACATAAACAAGCTGGACATTACCCATATTTGCGACTAAGGCTTGTTCTATCATTTCCTTACTAGCACCTTCTTCTTGCTTAGTGATGGATAAAAATAAAGCACCGCCGATTAAAGGTCCTACAAACTGCCCTAAGCCGTTAAAACTTTGCGCGGCATTGATTCTAAAGCTGGCATTTTTTTCATCGCCAAGCTTTACCATATAAGGATTTGCACTTGTTTCTAAAGAGCCTATGCCACAAGCTAGAACAAAAAATGCAAATAAAAACAAATGAAAACTTGCTAAATTGGTCGCTGGTATAATGAGTAAAGCCCCTAAAGCATAAAGGGCTAAACCGAAAATAATGCCTATTTTGTAAGAAAATTTAGAAGCAATATAACCTGCTGGTAGGGCGATAACAAAATAAGCCCCAAAATAAGCAAGCTGTAAAAAGCCACTTTCGTGCTGGGTGATGTGAAGGTGATTTTGAAAATTCTTATTCATCACATCGATTAGTCCATAACTCACTCCCCATAAAAAGAAAAGCGAAGTGACTAAGATAATAGCGATTTTGATATTTTTTGATTGTGTTGTCATCTTTTCTCCTTTAGTTGAAATTTAAAGCCCTATCTAAATGCACATAGCCCCCATCAACAAAAAGAATTTGCCCAGTGGTGTGCGAAGCTAGGGGACTTAGCGTGAAAACTGCGGTATTTGCTATTTCCTCTATGTTAGTAAAACGCTGTCCTAGCGGTATGGTTTTAGCTATTTTTTCATATTGCTCTTTAGGATTAGGGAAATTTTGAAGCCATTTTTCATAAAGTGGTGTCATCACTTCAGCGGGTGCTAGGGCATTGACACGCACTTCATCTTTAGCAAAAGCACAAGCCCACTCTCTTGTAAAGCCTATTTGAGCGGCTTTTGCTGAAGCATAGGCGCTAGTTCTGCCCTGTCCTGTGAGTGCTGTTTTGCTGACTATGTTTAAGATGCTACCTTTTTCTTTTTTGATATAGGGTAAGCATTCTTTTGCTAAGGTGTAGTAATGAAAGAGATTGTTTTCATAAGATTTGATTAAATCCTTAGTGCTTGTATTTTCTATGTGGAGATTATCATTTGCTCCGGCATTATTTACAAGGGCGTAGATTGAGCCGTATTTTTGATGAATTTCTTTGATGAGACTTTCGATTTTTTCATATTCTTTTAAATCGATTTGATAGAATCCGAAATTCTCACATAAATCCCTTAATTCAAATTCCACATCCTTATCTATAGATGAGCGTGATAAAATCACAGGGATTCCTCCTTCTTTCGCCCAAAGTCTAGCTATACCAAATCCTATGCCCTTAGCACCACCGCTAATGATACAAATTTTATCTTTAATCTTTAAGTCCATATATCCTCCTTTAATTAGCAAGTTGTAGCAAGTCGCCACACGGAAAAGTCATTTTGCTCGTTAAGCTCTGCTTTAACTAAATGTCCATCGCCTATTTTGACAATAAGCTCTATGAGTTCATCTCTTATATCTTCTTTAGTTTTCGCTCCGTCTAAAATTTCTCCTGCATTAATGTCAATACAATCGTTCATATTTTGATAACAAAAGCTATTTGAACTCATCTTAATCGTAGGCACTATGGCTGATCCTGTTGGTGTGCCTCGACCTGTGGTAAAAACGCAAATATTAGCCCCGCCAGCGACCATAGCACTAAGCTGCTCTATGTCATTACCTGGAGTATTCATAAAAGTAAGCCCCTTAGAAAGCACAGGCTTAGCATAATCAATCACATCCATTAAGGTTCTTGTCCCAGCCTTATAAACACAGCCTAAAGATTTCTCCTCTATGCTACTTAGCCCTCCTGCTATATTTCCTGGGCTTGGATTTGC from Campylobacter upsaliensis includes:
- a CDS encoding SDR family oxidoreductase produces the protein MDLKIKDKICIISGGAKGIGFGIARLWAKEGGIPVILSRSSIDKDVEFELRDLCENFGFYQIDLKEYEKIESLIKEIHQKYGSIYALVNNAGANDNLHIENTSTKDLIKSYENNLFHYYTLAKECLPYIKKEKGSILNIVSKTALTGQGRTSAYASAKAAQIGFTREWACAFAKDEVRVNALAPAEVMTPLYEKWLQNFPNPKEQYEKIAKTIPLGQRFTNIEEIANTAVFTLSPLASHTTGQILFVDGGYVHLDRALNFN